From the Pedobacter cryoconitis genome, one window contains:
- a CDS encoding HlyD family efflux transporter periplasmic adaptor subunit → MPSVKKQNSQQVVHSPAIQAIITSVPSWLLRWGIFMFFVLLILITGLSAFIKYPDLVITTLKIDTSADQKFYGQMAVPQNMLTKVKEGQEVLIKLRRYPYQTYGTIRGTIKYIDPIPQRDSIFISKVDFNNDLSALPGHILLKDKMMADAEIITQDVTILQRLSRSIFKSDN, encoded by the coding sequence ATGCCATCAGTAAAAAAACAAAATAGTCAGCAGGTAGTTCATAGCCCTGCAATTCAAGCAATTATTACCTCAGTTCCTTCGTGGTTACTGCGCTGGGGGATCTTTATGTTTTTTGTGCTCCTGATTTTAATCACAGGACTTTCTGCTTTTATTAAATATCCTGACCTTGTGATCACTACATTGAAAATTGATACTTCAGCCGATCAGAAATTTTATGGACAAATGGCTGTTCCGCAAAATATGCTGACCAAAGTTAAAGAAGGGCAGGAAGTACTGATTAAGTTAAGAAGATATCCTTATCAAACTTATGGTACTATCAGAGGTACTATTAAATACATAGATCCGATTCCTCAGCGGGATAGTATTTTCATTTCAAAGGTTGATTTTAACAATGATTTATCCGCATTGCCGGGACATATATTATTAAAAGATAAAATGATGGCTGATGCAGAAATCATTACGCAAGATGTTACTATCTTGCAGCGACTGAGCAGGAGTATATTTAAAAGCGATAATTAA
- a CDS encoding DNA-3-methyladenine glycosylase family protein: MSGQITTLNHYHSICDQLAKADEDLGNIIIAYGYPPLWTRPNTFESLVHIILEQQVSLASALAALNKLKERLPELTPANILSLTNEELKACYFSRQKILYTRSLAEALLNGQIDLEELNQLDNEAVRDALTKLKGIGNWTVDVYLMFVLGRADIFPVGDLAAVNALKRIKLLPLSTTKDEILDISVKWKPYRTVASMMLWHYYLSHKVL; encoded by the coding sequence ATGTCCGGACAAATTACAACGTTAAATCATTACCATTCCATTTGCGATCAACTGGCAAAAGCGGACGAAGACCTTGGCAATATTATCATTGCTTATGGCTATCCACCACTGTGGACCAGGCCGAATACATTTGAAAGCTTGGTCCATATTATCCTGGAGCAGCAAGTTTCTCTGGCATCCGCTTTAGCTGCCTTAAACAAGTTGAAAGAGCGGTTACCAGAACTTACACCTGCAAATATATTGTCCCTGACCAATGAAGAGTTGAAAGCGTGTTACTTTAGCCGGCAAAAAATATTGTATACCAGGTCTTTAGCTGAAGCCCTGTTAAATGGACAAATTGATCTTGAAGAATTAAATCAGCTGGACAATGAAGCAGTGCGTGATGCTTTAACCAAACTAAAAGGCATTGGTAACTGGACCGTAGATGTTTACCTGATGTTTGTACTCGGCCGTGCAGATATTTTTCCTGTTGGAGATCTGGCAGCTGTAAATGCACTGAAAAGGATTAAATTACTTCCACTAAGTACGACTAAGGACGAAATTCTGGACATTTCTGTAAAATGGAAGCCCTACAGGACAGTTGCTAGCATGATGCTCTGGCATTACTACTTAAGTCACAAAGTGTTATAA